One region of Solea senegalensis isolate Sse05_10M linkage group LG14, IFAPA_SoseM_1, whole genome shotgun sequence genomic DNA includes:
- the LOC122780370 gene encoding post-GPI attachment to proteins factor 2-like isoform X1, with protein sequence MQLMCITHCFLSVKLFSLRLPCPPGMCLSLVCTSQSTMVHAAFVSAYIQNKMLQGSNILGYERPLVIRVSFSTCVLSTVFLPLLGLITCLFISSVFHFDDSTVTHCQVPNYLPSISASISLSPEGHIWRFCIGLHSAPRLLVTFTYFKLYKARFTSKFPESPLSCLNLAFSMLENLGLLLLTYVSSSETYFIHKEGFVLFIISSLIYMLITCRLWKSIKRNSLCPEDAKSHRWKVRFLLLNVSCCAFAGFFYWKHNMYCESGSYTLFALFEYLIVFSNMAFHLTAVWDFKSREVMVISSSEDKTF encoded by the exons ATGCAATTGATGTGTATCACtcattgttttttgtctgtcaaaCTCTTCTCTTTAAGGCTGCCCTGTCCCCCAGGGATGTGCCTTTCATTGGTGTGCACTTCACAg agCACCATGGTCCATGCAGCCTTTGTCTCAGCATAT ATTCAGAACAAGATGCTCCAAGGTTCAAACATCTTGGGGTACGAGAGGCCTCTGGTCATCCGAGTGTCCTTCTCCACCTGTGTGCTGTCCACCGTGTTCCTGCCTCTGCTTGGACTCATCACGtgtctcttcatctcctccGTGTTTCACTTTGATGACTCCACTGTCACACACTGCCAG GTTCCAAACTACCTGCCGTCCATCAGTGCCTCGATAAGCCTGAGTCCCGAGGGCCACATATGGCGCTTCTGCATCGGGCTGCACTCTGCACCGCGGCTCCTGGTGACATTTACATACTTCAAGCTCTACAAGGCGCGTTTCACCTCCAAGTTCCCCGAGAGTCCGCTCAGCTGCCTGAACCTGGCCTTCTCCATGCTTGAAAACCTCGGCCTTTTGCTCCTCACATACGTGTCGTCCAGTGAGACATACT TCATTCATAAGGAAGGATTTGTGCTGTTCATCATCAGCTCCCTGATCTACATGCTGATCACCTGCCGTCTGTGGAAAAGTATCAAGAGGAATTCACTGTGTCCTGAG gaTGCCAAGTCTCACCGGTGGAAAGTGCGTTTTCTACTTCTCAACGTTTCCTGCTGCGCTTTCGCTGGATTCTTTTACTGGAAACACAACATGTACTGTGAGTCAGGGA GTTACACACTCTTCGCCCTCTTTGAGTATCTCATCGTCTTCAGCAACATGGCCTTCCACCTCACGGCCGTGTGGGACTTTAAGAGCCGTGAGGTCATGGTCATTTCCTCCTCTGAAGATAAAACCTTCTGA
- the chrna10a gene encoding neuronal acetylcholine receptor subunit alpha-10a, protein MMRIHTLCLLLLCVSVLPTCLCAHGKYAQKLLNDLFANYTSALRPVEDTNTILNVTLQVTLSQIIDMDERNQILTAYLWIRQVWVDAHLTWDKDDYDGLDTIRIPSSYVWRPDIVLYNNADDRFTGPMDTNVVIQHDGQIMWDSPAITKSSCKVDVSFFPFDAQQCRFTYGSWTYNGNQLDILNAMDSADLADLVENVEWEVLGMPAKKNVIVYGCCADPYPDVTYILMLKRKASFYVFNLLIPCVMISFLAPLGFYLPADSGEKVSLGVTVMLALTVFQLLVAEIMPPSENVPLIGKYYIATMTMITASTALTIFIMNIHHCGPDAKPVPKWAKTVILQYMARMCFVYEVGENCMSPQPEKQKASPLKNTNVTMNGQAGPGREDCVFKIDRGQETETAEEREDMEQMISPIGSMGKNPTDNYGTWKNGIFMSMDCGDSTGHRRCRKGGVSDGELKEREASCNTQSNERLLLRNVEYIANCYRDQRATQKRTGEWKKVAKVLDRFFMWIFFIMVFFMSLLIMGKAI, encoded by the exons ATGATGAGAATCCACACTCTGTGTCTTTTGcttctgtgtgtcagtgttttacCAA CATGTTTGTGTGCCCATGGCAAATATGCCCAGAAGCTCCTGAACGATTTATTCGCCAACTACACAAGTGCACTGAGGCCCGTGGAGGACACCAACACCATCCTGAACGTAACACTGCAGGTTACGCTCTCCCAAATTATCGACATG GATGAGCGAAACCAGATTTTGACTGCATATTTATGGATACGGCAAGTGTGGGTTGACGCACACCTCACATGGGACAAAGACGATTACGATGGACTCGATACCATCCGTATACCTAGTAGTTATGTATGGAGACCTGATATAGTCCTATATAACAA TGCAGATGATCGTTTCACTGGCCCCATGGACACCAATGTGGTAATTCAACACGATGGCCAGATCATGTGGGATTCTCCCGCGATCACCAAGAGCTCGTGCAAAGTGGACGtgtctttctttccctttgACGCTCAGCAGTGCAGGTTCACCTACGGCTCCTGGACCTACAATGGAAACCAGCTGGATATCCTGAACGCGATGGACAGCGCTGACCTCGCCGACCTGGTGGAAAATGTAGAGTGGGAGGTGTTGGGTATGCCGGCTAAGAAGAATGTGATTGTGTACGGTTGCTGCGCTGACCCTTACCCGGATGTGACCTACATACTAATGCTGAAGAGAAAAGCTTCCTTTTATGTCTTCAACTTGCTCATACCATGCGTGATGATCTCTTTTCTGGCTCCACTGGGCTTCTACCTGCCCGCTGACTCTGGAGAGAAGGTATCTTTGGGAGTCACCGTCATGTTGGCCCTCACGGTCTTTCAGCTGTTGGTGGCAGAGATCATGCCGCCTTCTGAGAACGTACCTTTAATCG GAAAGTACTACATTGCTACGATGACTATGATCACCGCCTCTACTGCCCTGACAATCTTCATCATGAACATACACCACTGTGGTCCAGATGCCAAGCCTGTTCCCAAGTGGGCCAAGACTGTCATTCTGCAGTACATGGCCAGGATGTGCTTTGTTTATGAAGTTGGAGAAAACTGCATGTCACCGCAGCCAGAAAAACAGAAGGCTTCACCCTTGAAGAACACCAATGTCACCATGAATGGACAGGCAGGACCAGGCAGAGAGGACTGTGTCTTCAAAATAGACAGAGGACAAGAGACGGAGACcgcagaggagagggaggacatGGAGCAGATGATCAGTCCGATAGGGTCAATGGGGAAAAATCCCACCGACAACTACGGCACTTGGAAAAATGGCATTTTCATGAGCATGGACTGCGGCGATTCGACAGGTCATAGGAGGTGCAGGAAGGGAGGCGTGAGTGATGGAGagttgaaagaaagagaggcGTCGTGCAACACTCAAAGCAATGAAAGACTGCTGCTGCGCAACGTTGAGTACATTGCCAACTGCTACAGGGATCAGAGGGCCACGCAGAAGAGAACCGGGGAGTGGAAGAAGGTCGCCAAAGTTTTAGATCGCTTCTTCATGTGGATATTTTTCATCATGGTGTTTTTCATGAGCCTTCTTATCATGGGTAAAGCAATTTAA
- the LOC122781064 gene encoding olfactory receptor 4F4-like, whose protein sequence is MDNKSLWFISELNLDPFLIPPGAKYPIFLLGITIYVFSIICNLVLLTLIVSRRNLHKPMYFILFSLPLNDLIGISAMLPKVLSDILTETNTVQYPLCVLQAFLLHMYGGGILFILAAMSFDRYVAICMPLHYSSVMTPRVLVCIVALVWGLDFVLNVSLFSLQTRLPRCRTRVKNVFCDNPSLLKLTCESTAVNNIIGLFNTAVMQAVSLSVQAFSYVKILLTCVLSGRSEAKMKAVNTCVAQLLILVIFEVVAMFTILSHRFKNVSADLQKIMGMLIFLVPPLLNPIVYGLYTSEIRQTLLRVMKNRVSL, encoded by the coding sequence atggacaacaaATCTTTGTGGTTCATCTCAGAGTTGAACCTGGATCCATTTCTGATCCCACCCGGTGCGAAGTATCCCATATTTCTTCTCGGCATCACGATCTACGTCTTCAGCATCATCTGCAACCTGGTGCTGTTGACGCTGATCGTTTCGAGGAGGAACCTCCACAAACCCATGTActtcatcctcttcagtctgCCCCTCAACGACCTGATCGGTATCTCCGCCATGTTGCCCAAAGTGCTGTCCGACATTCTGACGGAGACAAACACGGTGCAGTACCCTCTCTGCGTTCTCCAAGCGTTCTTGCTCCACATGTACGGCGGCGGCATCCTCTTCATCCTCGCCGCCATGTCCTTCGACCGCTACGTCGCCATCTGCATGCCGCTGCATTACAGCTCCGTCATGACGCCCCGCGTCCTGGTCTGCATCGTGGCCCTGGTCTGGGGCCTGGACTTTGTCCTGAACGTGTCCCTGTTCTCGCTGCAGACGCGGCTGCCGCGGTGCAGGACGCGGGTGAAGAACGTGTTCTGCGACAACCCGTCGCTGCTGAAGCTCACGTGCGAGAGCACGGCGGTCAACAACATCATCGGCCTCTTCAACACGGCCGTCATGCAGGCCGTGAGTCTGTCCGTGCAGGCGTTCTCCTACGTGAAGATCCTGCTCACGTGCGTGCTGAGCGGCAGGTCCGAGGCCAAGATGAAGGCGGTGAACACGTGCGTGGCGCAGCTGCTCATCCTGGTCATATTCGAGGTGGTGGCGATGTTCACCATCCTGTCGCACAGGTTCAAGAACGTCTCTGCTGACCTGCAGAAGATCATGGGCATGTTGATATTCCTCGTGCCGCCGCTCCTGAATCCCATCGTGTACGGGCTGTACACGAGCGAAATCAGGCAGACTCTGCTGAGAGTCATGAAAAACAGAGTGTCCCTTTAA
- the LOC122780370 gene encoding post-GPI attachment to proteins factor 2-like isoform X3, with protein sequence MLQGSNILGYERPLVIRVSFSTCVLSTVFLPLLGLITCLFISSVFHFDDSTVTHCQVPNYLPSISASISLSPEGHIWRFCIGLHSAPRLLVTFTYFKLYKARFTSKFPESPLSCLNLAFSMLENLGLLLLTYVSSSETYFIHKEGFVLFIISSLIYMLITCRLWKSIKRNSLCPEDAKSHRWKVRFLLLNVSCCAFAGFFYWKHNMYCESGSYTLFALFEYLIVFSNMAFHLTAVWDFKSREVMVISSSEDKTF encoded by the exons ATGCTCCAAGGTTCAAACATCTTGGGGTACGAGAGGCCTCTGGTCATCCGAGTGTCCTTCTCCACCTGTGTGCTGTCCACCGTGTTCCTGCCTCTGCTTGGACTCATCACGtgtctcttcatctcctccGTGTTTCACTTTGATGACTCCACTGTCACACACTGCCAG GTTCCAAACTACCTGCCGTCCATCAGTGCCTCGATAAGCCTGAGTCCCGAGGGCCACATATGGCGCTTCTGCATCGGGCTGCACTCTGCACCGCGGCTCCTGGTGACATTTACATACTTCAAGCTCTACAAGGCGCGTTTCACCTCCAAGTTCCCCGAGAGTCCGCTCAGCTGCCTGAACCTGGCCTTCTCCATGCTTGAAAACCTCGGCCTTTTGCTCCTCACATACGTGTCGTCCAGTGAGACATACT TCATTCATAAGGAAGGATTTGTGCTGTTCATCATCAGCTCCCTGATCTACATGCTGATCACCTGCCGTCTGTGGAAAAGTATCAAGAGGAATTCACTGTGTCCTGAG gaTGCCAAGTCTCACCGGTGGAAAGTGCGTTTTCTACTTCTCAACGTTTCCTGCTGCGCTTTCGCTGGATTCTTTTACTGGAAACACAACATGTACTGTGAGTCAGGGA GTTACACACTCTTCGCCCTCTTTGAGTATCTCATCGTCTTCAGCAACATGGCCTTCCACCTCACGGCCGTGTGGGACTTTAAGAGCCGTGAGGTCATGGTCATTTCCTCCTCTGAAGATAAAACCTTCTGA
- the LOC122780370 gene encoding post-GPI attachment to proteins factor 2-like isoform X2 produces the protein MCLSLVCTSQSTMVHAAFVSAYIQNKMLQGSNILGYERPLVIRVSFSTCVLSTVFLPLLGLITCLFISSVFHFDDSTVTHCQVPNYLPSISASISLSPEGHIWRFCIGLHSAPRLLVTFTYFKLYKARFTSKFPESPLSCLNLAFSMLENLGLLLLTYVSSSETYFIHKEGFVLFIISSLIYMLITCRLWKSIKRNSLCPEDAKSHRWKVRFLLLNVSCCAFAGFFYWKHNMYCESGSYTLFALFEYLIVFSNMAFHLTAVWDFKSREVMVISSSEDKTF, from the exons ATGTGCCTTTCATTGGTGTGCACTTCACAg agCACCATGGTCCATGCAGCCTTTGTCTCAGCATAT ATTCAGAACAAGATGCTCCAAGGTTCAAACATCTTGGGGTACGAGAGGCCTCTGGTCATCCGAGTGTCCTTCTCCACCTGTGTGCTGTCCACCGTGTTCCTGCCTCTGCTTGGACTCATCACGtgtctcttcatctcctccGTGTTTCACTTTGATGACTCCACTGTCACACACTGCCAG GTTCCAAACTACCTGCCGTCCATCAGTGCCTCGATAAGCCTGAGTCCCGAGGGCCACATATGGCGCTTCTGCATCGGGCTGCACTCTGCACCGCGGCTCCTGGTGACATTTACATACTTCAAGCTCTACAAGGCGCGTTTCACCTCCAAGTTCCCCGAGAGTCCGCTCAGCTGCCTGAACCTGGCCTTCTCCATGCTTGAAAACCTCGGCCTTTTGCTCCTCACATACGTGTCGTCCAGTGAGACATACT TCATTCATAAGGAAGGATTTGTGCTGTTCATCATCAGCTCCCTGATCTACATGCTGATCACCTGCCGTCTGTGGAAAAGTATCAAGAGGAATTCACTGTGTCCTGAG gaTGCCAAGTCTCACCGGTGGAAAGTGCGTTTTCTACTTCTCAACGTTTCCTGCTGCGCTTTCGCTGGATTCTTTTACTGGAAACACAACATGTACTGTGAGTCAGGGA GTTACACACTCTTCGCCCTCTTTGAGTATCTCATCGTCTTCAGCAACATGGCCTTCCACCTCACGGCCGTGTGGGACTTTAAGAGCCGTGAGGTCATGGTCATTTCCTCCTCTGAAGATAAAACCTTCTGA
- the LOC122781125 gene encoding olfactory receptor 51I2-like produces the protein MSTNSSPLVFTLETLALPDASIYPMFFLGTLTYVLITFFNVLLLTTIALNKKLHKPMFILLFNLPLSDMVCATAFFPHLIYSIMTQDRLINKPACIIQAFLIHFYGTGNMLVLTAMAYDRYVAVCCPLRYNTIMSPPNLVRIITTVWLITFLVIGALFFLLMRLKVCRRNVVDLFCNNPSLLKMVCEDTTVNNIYGLALMCVVQGGSLAVVMYSYVRILHVCFVTSQTDTRRKAIQTCGTHLIVFLIFQINSVTALISHRIVNANPYMRRLLGVSILVFPPFLDPIIYGLKSVELKQSLRMFLKRNIVGVKLLKKKRRHL, from the coding sequence ATGTCCACAAATTCTTCTCCTCTTGTTTTTACTCTGGAGACACTGGCTTTACCCGACGCCAGCATTTACCCTATGTTCTTCTTGGGGACTTTGACGTACGTGTTGATCACGTTCTTCAACGTGCTCTTGTTGACCACCATCGCTCTGAACAAGAAGCTACACAAGCCCATGTTCATCCTGCTGTTCAACCTGCCGCTCAGCGACATGGTGTGCGCCACGGCTTTTTTCCCTCACCTCATTTACAGCATCATGACGCAAGACAGACTCATCAACAAGCCGGCATGCATCATCCAGGCTTTCCTGATCCACTTCTACGGCACGGGAAACATGTTGGTCTTGACCGCCATGGCTTACGACCGCTACGTCGCTGTGTGCTGCCCCTTGAGATACAACACCATCATGTCGCCACCCAACCTGGTGAGGATTATCACCACCGTGTGGCTGATTACCTTCTTGGTCATCGGCGCGTTGTTCTTCCTGCTCATGCGCTTGAAAGTCTGCCGGAGGAATGTGGTCGATTTGTTCTGCAACAATCCGTCGCTCCTGAAAATGGTCTGCGAGGACACGACCGTCAACAACATCTACGGGTTAGCGTTGATGTGCGTGGTTCAGGGCGGGTCGCTGGCTGTCGTCATGTACTCGTACGTGAGGATCTTGCACGTGTGCTTCGTCACGAGCCAGACCGACACTCGCAGGAAAGCCATCCAGACGTGCGGCACGCACTTAATCGTATTCTTGATCTTTCAGATCAACTCGGTCACGGCGCTCATCTCTCATCGCATTGTGAACGCAAACCCGTACATGAGGAGGCTCCTCGGTGTGTCCATCCTCGTGTTCCCACCTTTTTTGGATCCAATCATTTATGGACTGAAATCAGTAGAACTGAAGCAGAGCCTTAGAATGTTCCTAAAAAGAAACATAGTGGGTGTcaagttgttaaaaaaaaagagaagacacCTTTAA